A stretch of Halarsenatibacter silvermanii DNA encodes these proteins:
- a CDS encoding segregation and condensation protein A, which translates to MAYEVETDNFSGPLDLLYRLIKDKEIEINEISLARVADQYLAYLRASDEFDLEEASHFTRIGAELLEIKARSLLPSRSSGEKEEENPLVARLKEHRLVKELAGELDELRSGSGVYFSRHLKGDIRENLQLHIESGPQELYELVDVALKSFARRRRERRKKNKLVNLTRESITVQEKINEMLEIMEKSDEKYFLSDFVTGGRMEAAVALLALLELSFRDAVKLKQKRRFGRIAVIPREGDHKKYG; encoded by the coding sequence ATGGCTTATGAGGTCGAAACCGATAATTTCAGCGGTCCTCTGGATCTGCTTTACCGTCTGATCAAGGATAAGGAGATCGAGATCAATGAGATATCCCTGGCCAGGGTGGCCGATCAGTATCTGGCCTATCTGCGCGCCAGCGATGAGTTCGATCTGGAGGAAGCCAGCCATTTTACCCGGATAGGGGCAGAACTTCTGGAGATAAAAGCCAGAAGTCTGCTTCCTTCCCGATCCTCCGGGGAAAAAGAGGAAGAAAACCCCCTGGTGGCCCGGCTGAAGGAACACAGGCTGGTCAAAGAATTGGCCGGTGAGCTCGATGAATTGAGATCCGGCAGCGGTGTCTACTTCTCCCGTCATCTCAAAGGAGATATCCGGGAGAACCTGCAGCTGCATATCGAATCCGGGCCGCAGGAGCTGTATGAACTGGTTGATGTGGCCTTAAAATCATTCGCCCGCCGCCGGCGGGAGAGAAGAAAAAAGAATAAACTCGTCAATCTGACCCGGGAGAGCATCACCGTTCAGGAAAAAATCAATGAGATGCTCGAAATCATGGAGAAAAGCGATGAGAAATATTTTCTATCCGATTTTGTCACCGGAGGAAGAATGGAAGCCGCGGTAGCGCTTCTGGCTCTGCTCGAGCTCTCATTCAGGGACGCTGTAAAACTGAAACAGAAGCGCAGGTTCGGCAGAATTGCTGTAATTCCCAGGGAAGGTGATCATAAGAAGTATGGATAA
- a CDS encoding site-2 protease family protein has product MNMIFELILVIPILLLSLSIHEFSHGMASYKKGDPTPKMQGRLTLNPLSHLDPMGALVLLLTRRFGWAKPVPINPRYYSNPRRDMMVVSVAGPASNFALALIFALALNLVGIFASGPLAMRMYGQSGGLLMITVQFLYLAVIINVSLGIFNLLPVPPLDGSKILRGVLPPSYDRYLNQLEGPLGMMLLLVLAFTGILGAIIGPIVQMVLGLMVFV; this is encoded by the coding sequence TTGAACATGATATTTGAGCTGATTCTGGTGATTCCTATATTGCTCCTGTCGCTTTCGATACATGAATTCAGTCACGGAATGGCTTCATATAAAAAAGGTGATCCCACGCCCAAAATGCAGGGAAGGTTGACCTTAAATCCGCTCTCTCACCTCGATCCTATGGGAGCTTTGGTTCTGCTTTTAACCCGCAGGTTCGGCTGGGCCAAACCGGTCCCGATCAACCCCCGTTATTACAGCAATCCCCGCCGCGATATGATGGTAGTCAGCGTGGCCGGTCCGGCTTCGAACTTCGCTCTGGCACTGATCTTTGCTCTCGCCCTTAATCTTGTCGGCATTTTCGCTTCCGGCCCGCTGGCCATGAGAATGTACGGTCAGTCCGGCGGTCTTTTGATGATAACGGTGCAGTTTCTCTATCTGGCCGTGATAATAAACGTCAGCCTGGGTATATTCAATCTGCTGCCGGTGCCGCCTCTGGACGGCTCGAAAATCCTGCGCGGGGTGCTGCCGCCTTCCTACGATCGATATCTGAATCAGCTGGAGGGCCCTCTGGGCATGATGCTTCTGCTGGTTTTAGCCTTCACCGGCATTCTGGGAGCCATCATCGGACCGATAGTCCAGATGGTTTTGGGGTTGATGGTGTTTGTATAG
- the scpB gene encoding SMC-Scp complex subunit ScpB — protein MDNKLQPLIEAVLFSAREPISADRIAEELNLDKNRVLEEIDSLAEHYRREEHGLRVQEFSGGYLLSTSEELTGRLEEVLTRQRRVSLSEAARETLAIIAYFQPITRSEIEEIRGVSAEATLNTLQKHDLISEQGRRESPGRPIEYGTTDSFLYYFGISDLSRLPRREEVREKMLEPGEKSDPTSEQQQEGS, from the coding sequence ATGGATAATAAACTGCAGCCTCTGATAGAAGCAGTGCTTTTTTCCGCCCGTGAACCGATATCGGCCGATCGCATAGCCGAAGAGTTAAACCTGGACAAAAACAGGGTGCTGGAGGAGATCGACTCGCTCGCCGAACATTATCGCCGGGAAGAACACGGTTTGCGGGTGCAAGAATTTTCCGGAGGTTATCTTTTGAGCACCAGCGAGGAGCTCACCGGCAGACTGGAGGAGGTGCTGACCCGGCAGAGACGGGTCAGCCTGAGCGAGGCAGCCCGGGAGACGCTGGCCATAATCGCCTATTTTCAGCCGATTACCCGCTCAGAAATCGAGGAGATCCGGGGAGTGAGCGCCGAGGCCACACTCAATACCCTGCAGAAGCATGATCTGATCTCCGAGCAGGGCAGAAGAGAAAGCCCCGGCCGCCCGATAGAGTACGGCACCACCGACAGTTTTCTTTACTATTTCGGCATCAGCGATCTCTCCCGGCTGCCCCGGCGCGAAGAGGTAAGGGAGAAGATGCTCGAGCCGGGAGAAAAATCTGATCCGACTTCAGAACAGCAGCAGGAGGGAAGCTGA
- a CDS encoding purine-nucleoside phosphorylase, translating into MMDQIDEAVKAVEKDLEEEPEFALILGSGLGVLADEIEDPVVVSYEDIPNFPVSTVEGHAGQLVCGTLEGRQVVTMQGRFHYYEGYSMQEIALPVRVMSELGCEGLIVTNAAGGINRDYDAGDFMVISDHINMTGDNPLRGENPDELGPRFPDMTQAYDSTWQDLAEDVASEQGIKTRRGVYAGMVGPSYETPAEIRMLETMGADAVGMSTVPEVITANHIGLRVLGISCITNMAAGILPKPLSHEDVVEIADQVRPDFIKLVRAILQEFGKHEDV; encoded by the coding sequence ATCATGGATCAAATCGATGAAGCCGTAAAAGCAGTGGAAAAAGATCTGGAAGAAGAACCGGAGTTTGCCCTGATTCTCGGTTCCGGACTGGGTGTTCTGGCCGATGAGATAGAAGATCCCGTCGTTGTTTCCTACGAAGATATACCTAATTTTCCTGTCTCCACCGTCGAGGGCCACGCCGGCCAGCTCGTCTGCGGCACTCTCGAGGGCCGGCAGGTTGTCACCATGCAGGGCAGATTTCACTATTATGAAGGTTACAGCATGCAGGAGATAGCTCTGCCGGTCAGAGTGATGTCCGAACTGGGCTGTGAGGGTCTGATAGTGACCAATGCCGCCGGTGGGATCAATCGCGATTATGATGCGGGAGATTTTATGGTCATCAGCGATCATATCAACATGACCGGCGATAACCCGCTTCGCGGAGAAAATCCCGACGAGCTCGGCCCCCGTTTTCCCGATATGACACAGGCCTATGATTCTACCTGGCAGGATCTGGCCGAAGATGTTGCCAGCGAGCAGGGAATTAAAACCCGCCGGGGCGTATATGCCGGCATGGTCGGTCCCAGCTACGAAACACCGGCAGAGATCAGAATGCTCGAAACAATGGGAGCAGATGCGGTCGGCATGTCCACCGTTCCCGAGGTTATCACGGCCAATCATATAGGTCTCAGAGTTTTGGGAATATCCTGCATAACCAACATGGCGGCCGGCATTCTCCCCAAACCTCTGAGTCATGAAGATGTTGTCGAGATAGCCGATCAGGTCAGGCCGGATTTCATCAAACTCGTGCGTGCTATTCTGCAGGAGTTCGGTAAACATGAAGATGTATGA
- a CDS encoding CBS domain-containing protein, with product MEIIVSHDHTDLDGLAAMIAARSLYSRAKPVLVGRLSSLARDLMALYRGALEVYELADIDPDEVTRVIVVDTADINRLGDLGDHIDLNKVEVIVYDHHPHDSSSSDWIDLDMSENVGSSTTIIVNRLIREGKEPNPVEATLFALGIYADTGNFTHMSTTAADLKAAAHLLDSGARTRIINQFLEERLDEEQQRALEKLLKGRQELNINGTGVSIFSADFSRYIMGLNKVTRRIKNLYDLASIFVVAGGEDKVDLIGRSSDEAVDIGQICSHFQGGGHPGAGSARLDMSLDRAKQELIEVLQTEITRMNCVRSIMSSPVRTINSEATVAEAGEMMEKYGHSGLIVVDEEDEVVGIFSRRDLEKIMEHDLMNAPVRGYMSDDVVTISPEATIRDAQELMVKYDIGRLPVMEDEKMVGIVTRTDVLASYYEDASPHHFQNRYGTSMVEISERRENAANLLDGLPAGIQKILQTCSLLSEKLDIPVYLVGGMVRDMLLGRENRDIDLVIEGEIKSFLQELADELEAEYQFHERFQTGTLTLSGEYNLDLARARSEFYPSPGARPQVEQAGLLEDLFRRDFTINAMAVELSREKYGLLYDFFGACADLDRKYIRALHRFSFLDDPTRIIRGLKYALELDFHIEEETEKLMDEALKRGDFSRLKLNRVFQELKDLVRSYHNHQRFAALMHRLPAFKLLAYDFEFDRERWESWEDLSESLEYLCSRDYNIKEWGVKLAFLLENMPFAYRDRLSLSEEVADLLDFLAGIDDFIAELERDDDPVSLNENLSRLSPEKLALLYFLAPDQKFRETLEYFVEELAGAGLSIDGNDMLELGLDPGPAVQEVLDQVWAEYLQGGVAGREEQLKLAARLIRERNGG from the coding sequence ATGGAGATAATAGTTTCGCATGATCATACTGATCTCGATGGACTGGCTGCCATGATAGCAGCCCGCTCGCTATATAGCAGGGCAAAGCCTGTGCTTGTAGGTCGTCTGAGCTCGCTGGCCCGCGATCTTATGGCCCTCTATCGGGGTGCGCTCGAAGTTTATGAGCTTGCGGATATCGATCCTGATGAGGTGACGAGGGTTATAGTCGTGGATACCGCCGACATAAACAGGCTGGGGGATCTCGGCGATCATATAGATCTAAATAAGGTAGAGGTGATCGTCTACGACCATCATCCCCATGACAGCAGCAGTTCGGACTGGATAGATCTGGACATGAGCGAGAATGTGGGTTCTTCCACCACAATTATTGTCAACCGGCTCATCCGCGAGGGAAAAGAGCCGAATCCGGTCGAGGCCACTCTTTTCGCTCTGGGAATTTACGCTGATACCGGCAATTTCACCCATATGAGCACCACTGCCGCCGATCTCAAAGCAGCGGCCCATCTTCTGGATTCTGGAGCCAGAACCAGAATTATCAATCAGTTTTTGGAGGAAAGACTGGACGAAGAACAGCAGCGGGCTTTAGAAAAGCTGCTCAAAGGTCGGCAGGAGCTGAATATAAACGGCACCGGTGTGTCGATTTTTTCCGCCGATTTTTCCCGTTATATAATGGGGCTTAACAAGGTTACCCGCCGCATAAAAAACCTCTACGATCTGGCCAGCATATTTGTGGTGGCCGGCGGCGAGGATAAGGTCGATCTTATCGGCCGCAGCAGCGATGAAGCAGTCGACATCGGACAGATATGCAGCCATTTTCAGGGCGGCGGCCACCCGGGAGCCGGTTCGGCCCGGCTGGATATGTCGCTGGATAGAGCAAAACAGGAACTGATAGAAGTACTGCAGACAGAGATAACCCGCATGAACTGCGTGAGATCGATCATGTCCTCGCCTGTCCGCACCATAAATTCTGAAGCCACCGTGGCTGAAGCCGGCGAGATGATGGAAAAGTACGGTCACAGCGGTCTTATAGTCGTGGATGAAGAGGATGAAGTTGTCGGCATTTTTTCCCGGCGCGATCTGGAAAAGATCATGGAGCATGATCTCATGAATGCTCCGGTCAGGGGGTATATGTCCGATGACGTCGTAACTATCTCGCCTGAGGCAACCATCCGCGATGCCCAGGAACTGATGGTCAAATACGATATCGGCAGGCTGCCGGTCATGGAAGATGAGAAGATGGTCGGCATTGTCACCAGAACCGACGTGCTGGCCTCCTATTACGAAGATGCTTCTCCTCACCATTTCCAGAACCGTTACGGCACCAGCATGGTGGAAATATCCGAGCGCCGGGAGAATGCTGCCAATCTTTTGGATGGGCTTCCCGCCGGGATTCAGAAAATACTGCAGACCTGTTCTCTGCTTTCCGAAAAACTCGATATTCCCGTATATCTGGTCGGGGGCATGGTCCGGGATATGCTCCTGGGCAGGGAAAATCGCGATATAGATCTGGTGATCGAAGGCGAGATCAAATCTTTTCTTCAGGAGCTGGCCGATGAGTTAGAGGCGGAATATCAGTTTCACGAGCGCTTTCAGACCGGCACCCTCACTTTAAGCGGGGAATACAACCTCGATTTAGCCCGGGCCCGTTCCGAGTTTTATCCCAGCCCCGGTGCCCGTCCTCAGGTCGAACAGGCCGGTCTTTTGGAGGATCTTTTCCGCCGTGATTTTACCATAAATGCCATGGCAGTTGAGCTATCCCGGGAGAAATACGGCCTTCTATATGATTTTTTTGGAGCCTGTGCTGATCTCGACAGAAAATATATCAGAGCTTTGCACAGGTTCAGTTTTCTCGATGATCCCACCCGCATAATACGCGGTTTGAAGTACGCTCTCGAGCTCGATTTTCATATCGAAGAGGAGACAGAAAAGTTGATGGATGAAGCTTTAAAGCGAGGAGATTTCTCCCGGCTTAAGCTAAACCGCGTATTCCAGGAGCTCAAGGATTTAGTCCGAAGTTATCATAATCATCAGCGTTTTGCCGCGCTCATGCACAGGCTGCCGGCTTTCAAGCTTCTGGCCTACGATTTCGAGTTTGACCGGGAAAGATGGGAAAGCTGGGAGGATCTCAGCGAAAGTCTTGAATATTTGTGCTCCAGAGACTATAATATAAAGGAATGGGGAGTAAAACTTGCTTTTTTGCTCGAAAATATGCCGTTCGCCTACCGGGACAGGCTTTCCCTATCCGAGGAGGTAGCAGACCTGCTCGATTTTTTGGCCGGGATCGACGATTTTATCGCGGAGCTTGAGCGCGATGATGATCCCGTCTCGCTCAATGAAAATCTCTCCAGACTGTCCCCGGAAAAGCTGGCCCTGCTTTATTTTTTGGCTCCCGACCAAAAATTTCGGGAGACTCTCGAATACTTCGTAGAGGAGCTGGCCGGTGCCGGTCTATCAATAGATGGCAACGATATGCTTGAGCTGGGTCTGGACCCAGGCCCTGCTGTCCAGGAAGTTCTCGATCAGGTCTGGGCCGAATATCTGCAGGGAGGAGTTGCAGGCCGGGAGGAACAGCTCAAGCTGGCTGCCAGGCTTATCCGCGAACGGAATGGAGGTTAA
- a CDS encoding pseudouridine synthase: protein MRLQKFMARSGVASRRRSEEIIAAGRVEVNGETVTEMGVKIDPTTDTVRVDGEKLSREELKYIKLNKPTGVISSADDPRGRKTVVDYVDHLPQRLYPVGRLDYDSRGLILLTNDGDLTHILTHPSFTVTKVYRVEIAGILTSESLTRLETGIELEDGPTAPARLSQVKYKGGSTVFKLALHEGRNRQIRRMCKAVGHEVQDLVRLRIGPLALKDLAGGSWRELSAEEINELNNLKKEKLAEAERDKNSQEDEL from the coding sequence ATGAGGCTGCAGAAATTTATGGCCCGATCCGGTGTCGCCTCCCGGCGGCGTTCGGAGGAGATCATAGCCGCGGGCCGGGTCGAGGTAAACGGCGAGACCGTGACCGAGATGGGGGTCAAAATCGATCCAACCACCGATACTGTCCGGGTGGATGGAGAGAAGCTCAGCCGGGAGGAGCTAAAGTATATCAAGCTCAACAAGCCGACCGGCGTCATTTCCTCGGCCGATGATCCCCGCGGCCGCAAAACCGTTGTCGATTATGTCGATCATCTGCCCCAGAGGCTTTATCCCGTCGGAAGGCTTGATTATGATTCCCGGGGCCTTATTCTCCTCACCAATGACGGTGATCTGACCCATATCCTGACCCATCCTTCCTTCACCGTGACCAAAGTATATCGGGTTGAGATCGCGGGTATATTGACCAGCGAGAGTCTGACCAGGCTGGAGACAGGGATCGAACTGGAGGATGGCCCGACCGCGCCCGCCCGCCTGAGCCAGGTGAAATATAAAGGTGGCAGCACCGTCTTCAAACTCGCTCTGCACGAGGGCAGAAACCGGCAGATCAGGAGGATGTGTAAAGCAGTCGGCCACGAAGTTCAGGATCTGGTCCGATTGAGGATTGGTCCGCTGGCTTTGAAGGATTTGGCCGGGGGCAGCTGGCGTGAGCTCTCTGCTGAGGAAATAAATGAGCTGAATAATCTGAAAAAAGAAAAGCTGGCAGAAGCAGAGAGAGATAAAAATTCCCAGGAAGATGAGCTGTAA
- a CDS encoding thymidine phosphorylase, whose translation MKMYDIIHNKREGKKHSAEEISHLIEGYVSEEIPDYQVSAWAMAVYFQGMDAEETAFLTEAVVNSGDRIDLSPLSGTTVDKHSTGGVGDTTTLVLVPLVAAAGVPVPKMSGRGLGHTGGTIDKLESIPGLEVEMSRREFLDQVEKVGAAVVGQTANLTPADKKLYSLRDVTATVDSPPLIASSIMGKKIAGGADSIVLDVKTGSGAFMQKIEAARKLAELMVGIGKELDRKTLALLTDMSQPLGRMVGNSLEVKEAIKTLSGEGPEDLEKLCLELGAAMLKAGGYSPDLDEAQSRLQDQLNSGNARQKLAEIIAAQGGEAGVVEDTGLLPSAENVESYRSPAGGYIADIDARRIGRAAMLLGAGRETKEDEIDYSAGIELMVSRGDPVDEDQMLARLHHGKKADLEEAEKLLKGAFSISGQPPANFDFIIDLIE comes from the coding sequence ATGAAGATGTATGACATAATCCATAATAAAAGAGAGGGCAAAAAACACTCCGCTGAAGAAATATCCCATCTTATCGAGGGCTATGTCAGTGAGGAGATTCCCGATTATCAGGTTTCGGCCTGGGCTATGGCCGTTTATTTCCAGGGAATGGACGCTGAAGAGACAGCTTTTCTCACCGAAGCGGTTGTCAACTCCGGGGATAGGATAGATCTTTCCCCTCTTTCCGGTACCACAGTCGATAAGCACAGCACCGGCGGTGTCGGCGATACCACCACCCTGGTGCTGGTTCCCCTGGTCGCTGCCGCTGGAGTTCCCGTCCCCAAAATGTCCGGAAGAGGGCTGGGACACACCGGCGGAACCATAGACAAACTGGAGTCGATCCCCGGTCTGGAAGTTGAGATGAGCCGCCGGGAATTCCTGGACCAGGTGGAAAAAGTGGGAGCGGCAGTAGTTGGTCAGACTGCCAACCTCACTCCGGCCGATAAGAAGCTTTACTCGCTTCGCGATGTCACGGCCACAGTGGATTCTCCCCCCCTTATAGCCAGCAGCATCATGGGCAAGAAAATAGCTGGCGGAGCAGACAGCATCGTGCTCGATGTCAAAACCGGCAGCGGCGCCTTTATGCAGAAAATCGAGGCGGCGCGAAAGCTGGCCGAGCTCATGGTCGGCATAGGTAAAGAGCTGGACCGAAAGACGCTGGCCCTGCTCACCGATATGAGCCAGCCTTTAGGCCGGATGGTCGGCAATTCACTCGAGGTAAAAGAAGCCATAAAGACCCTCTCCGGCGAAGGACCGGAGGATTTAGAAAAACTTTGCCTTGAACTGGGAGCTGCCATGCTCAAAGCCGGTGGATACAGCCCCGATCTGGATGAGGCTCAAAGCCGGCTTCAAGACCAGCTCAACTCAGGAAATGCCCGCCAAAAGCTGGCCGAGATTATCGCAGCTCAGGGGGGCGAGGCCGGGGTGGTCGAAGATACCGGGCTTCTGCCTTCAGCGGAAAATGTAGAAAGCTATCGCTCTCCTGCGGGAGGATATATCGCAGACATCGATGCCCGCCGGATAGGCAGGGCAGCCATGCTTTTGGGCGCGGGCAGAGAAACCAAAGAGGACGAGATAGATTATTCAGCCGGTATAGAACTCATGGTCAGCCGGGGCGATCCTGTAGATGAAGATCAAATGCTGGCCAGATTGCATCACGGCAAAAAAGCCGATCTAGAGGAAGCTGAAAAACTTCTCAAAGGCGCTTTTTCGATCAGCGGTCAGCCGCCGGCGAACTTTGATTTTATCATCGATCTGATCGAGTGA